From Pontibacter actiniarum, a single genomic window includes:
- a CDS encoding MFS transporter, whose amino-acid sequence MAEQIKRVYGLQFGLLCLSSFLFFSSFNMIIPELPDYLTSLGGEEYKGLIIALFTLTAGLSRPFSGKLADRIGRVPVMVAGGVVCIVAGFMYPLVGSVAAFLLLRFIHGFSTGFTPTGKSAYVADVVPVERRGEAMGLLGLSGSLGMAAGPALGGFIAAHYNVDVMFYASSAAAFLSVAVIWHMHETVKNPQRFRLGLLRISRKELVEPRVLAPSLVMLLTAFSFGTILTIIPDFSEYLGIENKGLFFTSFTLSSLTIRFLAGRASDRYGRVAVLRVSTGLLTLAMLVIGTVSSATELLLAGVLFGMATGMNSPTVYAWTIDLSHEEHRGRAMATMYIALEAGIGLGALCSGWLYGNESSNFTLVFWTAAVFSLMAFLYLVLVVRRKAVLHYS is encoded by the coding sequence TTACTTTGCCTAAGCTCCTTTCTTTTTTTCTCTAGCTTTAACATGATTATCCCGGAGCTGCCCGACTACCTTACCAGCCTGGGCGGCGAAGAGTACAAGGGGCTCATCATCGCCCTCTTCACCCTGACCGCAGGCCTCTCCAGGCCCTTCAGCGGTAAGCTGGCCGACCGGATCGGCCGTGTGCCGGTGATGGTGGCCGGTGGTGTGGTTTGCATTGTAGCGGGCTTTATGTATCCCTTGGTGGGCTCTGTGGCGGCCTTTCTGCTGCTGCGCTTCATCCACGGTTTTTCCACGGGTTTTACGCCCACGGGGAAGTCGGCCTACGTGGCCGATGTGGTGCCGGTGGAGCGGCGCGGGGAGGCAATGGGCCTGCTGGGGCTGTCGGGGAGCCTGGGCATGGCGGCGGGACCGGCACTGGGCGGCTTTATCGCGGCCCATTATAATGTGGATGTGATGTTCTATGCCTCTTCGGCGGCGGCTTTCCTGTCGGTGGCGGTTATCTGGCACATGCACGAAACCGTTAAAAACCCGCAGCGGTTTCGCCTGGGCCTGCTGCGCATCTCACGCAAAGAGCTTGTGGAGCCGCGTGTGCTGGCTCCTTCGCTGGTCATGCTGCTGACTGCCTTTTCCTTTGGCACCATCCTCACCATCATTCCAGACTTTAGCGAATACCTGGGGATCGAGAACAAAGGCCTTTTCTTCACTTCCTTCACGCTTTCCTCGCTGACCATACGTTTTCTGGCCGGTCGCGCCTCCGACAGGTATGGGCGGGTGGCGGTGCTGCGTGTCAGCACCGGGCTGCTGACGCTGGCAATGCTCGTGATCGGGACCGTGTCGTCGGCGACGGAGCTGCTGCTGGCCGGGGTGCTCTTTGGTATGGCCACCGGCATGAACTCGCCCACAGTCTACGCCTGGACGATCGACCTGAGCCACGAGGAGCACCGGGGCAGGGCCATGGCCACCATGTACATTGCCCTGGAGGCAGGCATCGGGCTGGGGGCGCTGTGCTCTGGCTGGCTTTACGGCAACGAGAGCAGCAACTTTACCCTGGTGTTCTGGACCGCAGCGGTGTTTTCCCTGATGGCCTTTCTGTACCTGGTGCTGGTCGTGCGGCGGAAGGCTGTACTGCACTACTCCTAA